Proteins encoded within one genomic window of Citrobacter amalonaticus Y19:
- a CDS encoding ABC transporter substrate-binding protein, producing MYTLNKNNVALACLFSCLLTAPAIASAEGQTTDKPVKLRYTLWDRNQLPGEQQLVNEFEKNNPGVKIEIELTPYDQYFIKLSSAVGGNVAPDVFWMNMPNFQQYVKNGMLEPLTPYLNDKSSPNLDDFVKSSVDAYQYQSTQYAIPRDIDAIAVWYNKKIFDQAGVAYPDKNWTWDDLKQKSEQLRKKLDQQSYPLAMEFSSGQDSYFNLLLQAGDKIVLPEGKTDVANDNAIAMYRDVQGMLKAGLIQPPGEMEASDVFQSSRVAMVYAGSWWALPFSQNELIKDHIGVVPMPKMAEQAGVSHSLAFAMSAKSQHKEAAWKFIEFMSSEHAQQTLAAGKVVIPANQKVAKAWAEGFKDIDVSAYIDSLAFSHKYPTAGSNTAKWNSILNDGLKKVWMGNDPQQVMPGVAKRVEREMQK from the coding sequence ATGTATACCTTGAATAAGAATAATGTCGCCCTGGCATGCCTTTTTTCCTGTTTACTGACAGCACCGGCTATCGCCAGTGCTGAAGGCCAGACGACAGATAAACCTGTTAAATTACGCTACACGCTGTGGGATCGAAATCAACTTCCCGGCGAACAGCAACTGGTTAATGAGTTTGAAAAAAATAACCCCGGAGTAAAAATTGAAATCGAGTTAACGCCTTATGATCAATATTTCATAAAACTCAGTTCAGCGGTCGGGGGAAATGTTGCACCGGATGTATTCTGGATGAATATGCCGAATTTTCAGCAATACGTTAAGAACGGTATGCTGGAACCACTGACCCCTTATTTAAACGATAAATCATCACCGAACCTTGATGACTTTGTGAAAAGCTCCGTTGATGCTTATCAGTACCAGTCTACGCAATATGCTATACCGCGTGATATCGATGCGATTGCCGTCTGGTATAACAAAAAAATATTCGATCAGGCGGGCGTAGCCTATCCCGATAAAAACTGGACGTGGGACGATTTAAAACAGAAATCAGAACAGCTACGTAAAAAACTGGATCAGCAGTCTTATCCACTGGCGATGGAATTCAGCAGCGGTCAGGACAGCTATTTTAACCTGCTGCTCCAGGCCGGCGATAAGATAGTCCTGCCCGAGGGAAAAACGGATGTTGCCAATGACAACGCGATCGCCATGTATCGCGACGTTCAGGGGATGTTGAAAGCAGGACTGATCCAGCCACCAGGTGAAATGGAAGCATCCGATGTCTTCCAGTCCAGCAGAGTCGCAATGGTCTACGCAGGCTCATGGTGGGCGCTGCCGTTCTCGCAGAACGAACTGATCAAAGATCATATTGGCGTAGTGCCGATGCCTAAGATGGCGGAGCAGGCAGGCGTCTCCCACAGTCTCGCCTTTGCGATGTCGGCCAAAAGCCAACATAAAGAAGCGGCCTGGAAGTTTATTGAATTTATGAGTTCTGAACATGCACAGCAAACGCTGGCCGCGGGCAAAGTGGTGATTCCGGCCAATCAGAAAGTCGCCAAAGCGTGGGCTGAAGGCTTTAAGGATATCGATGTTTCCGCCTATATCGATTCACTGGCGTTTTCCCATAAATATCCCACAGCCGGTTCCAATACCGCGAAATGGAATAGCATTCTCAATGACGGGCTGAAGAAAGTCTGGATGGGGAATGATCCGCAACAAGTCATGCCCGGTGTCGCAAAACGTGTTGAGCGTGAAATGCAGAAATAA
- a CDS encoding carbohydrate ABC transporter permease, whose protein sequence is MSYSDEATSPPLSAREPNKKSLTRLEKEERFWGWIMILPLLAGLVIFYFTPFFQNVFYSFTDLGEFQIWTTISLDNYINLFSDDEFRSAIFNTLVYVFICVPVITVLSLLLAIGLNQAIRGQWLFRTLLFLPAVTMPAAIAMVWQWLMNRNFGLLNQILAYFDIPAIGWLSDPDIVRLSASLVIIWSAIALKMIILLAGLQGIPKQIYEAMSLDGISKLRGFWSITLPLMIPTLFFVLVISFIETLQIFDVVYLLFGSSSMVDDQTMTIAYLFYKYAFIYHEKGYASAIAVVIFVITMVLTLLQIWIGKRLKAQ, encoded by the coding sequence ATGAGCTATTCAGATGAAGCGACATCTCCGCCGTTATCGGCCAGGGAACCCAATAAGAAATCGCTGACCCGACTGGAAAAAGAAGAACGTTTCTGGGGGTGGATAATGATTCTGCCGCTGCTGGCGGGATTAGTTATTTTTTACTTTACGCCATTCTTCCAGAACGTATTTTATAGTTTTACCGATCTGGGCGAGTTTCAAATCTGGACGACAATCAGTCTGGATAATTACATTAATTTATTCAGCGACGATGAATTCCGCTCGGCGATATTTAATACGCTGGTCTACGTCTTTATTTGTGTCCCGGTGATCACGGTACTGTCTTTACTGCTGGCCATTGGTTTAAACCAGGCGATTCGCGGTCAATGGTTGTTCCGTACGCTGTTATTTCTTCCGGCCGTCACGATGCCTGCAGCCATTGCGATGGTCTGGCAATGGTTGATGAATCGTAATTTCGGTTTGCTCAATCAGATCCTGGCCTATTTCGATATCCCCGCCATCGGTTGGTTGTCTGATCCGGACATTGTCCGCCTGAGCGCTTCGCTGGTCATTATCTGGTCGGCTATCGCCCTGAAGATGATCATTCTGCTCGCCGGATTGCAGGGGATCCCGAAGCAGATCTATGAAGCCATGTCTCTGGATGGCATCAGCAAACTGCGTGGCTTCTGGTCGATCACCCTGCCGTTGATGATCCCGACGCTGTTCTTCGTTCTGGTGATCTCGTTCATCGAAACGCTGCAAATATTCGATGTGGTGTATCTGCTGTTTGGCAGTTCTTCCATGGTGGACGATCAGACCATGACCATCGCTTATCTCTTTTATAAATATGCCTTTATCTACCATGAAAAAGGGTACGCCTCAGCGATTGCCGTGGTGATTTTTGTTATCACGATGGTACTGACCCTGCTGCAAATATGGATAGGCAAACGGCTTAAAGCACAGTAA
- a CDS encoding carbohydrate ABC transporter permease: MFMTKREKWLIYGLMILATLVTVVPFIWMVITSFKTQAESIAFPPILLPANPGFQAYDKILHEMPFGSFYFNSIVSTLVIVILQTLIAAMAAYGFSRLRFKGRDLLFTLCISILMVPGQIFLIPQFLTIEKIGLLNSIPGLVLPGLFSIYSAFLLRQFFLSVPKELEEAAIMDGYNHLTIFFKIMLPLIKPGLIACVIINGLWSWNNLMWPLIVNTSMNKMTLPVGLASLSGRSGVEYPMLMAGALLAIIPMLLLYIFFQRYFIRGIAGAGIKG; this comes from the coding sequence ATGTTCATGACAAAACGTGAAAAATGGCTGATTTATGGCCTGATGATCCTGGCGACGCTGGTCACGGTGGTTCCCTTTATCTGGATGGTCATCACCTCGTTTAAAACCCAGGCGGAAAGTATTGCCTTTCCGCCGATCCTGCTGCCCGCCAATCCGGGGTTTCAGGCGTACGATAAAATCTTGCATGAGATGCCGTTTGGCAGCTTTTATTTTAACTCGATCGTCTCGACGCTGGTGATCGTCATTTTGCAGACGCTGATTGCCGCGATGGCGGCGTATGGTTTCTCCCGCCTGCGTTTTAAAGGGCGCGATCTCCTCTTTACGCTCTGCATTTCGATTCTGATGGTGCCAGGACAGATCTTTTTGATCCCGCAGTTTTTAACGATCGAAAAAATAGGCCTGCTGAACTCGATTCCAGGTCTGGTGCTGCCGGGGTTATTCAGTATTTATAGCGCCTTTTTATTGCGTCAGTTTTTTCTGTCTGTACCGAAAGAACTGGAAGAAGCAGCAATTATGGATGGTTATAACCATTTAACGATCTTTTTCAAAATCATGCTGCCGCTGATTAAACCCGGGCTTATCGCCTGCGTCATTATTAACGGGTTGTGGAGCTGGAATAACTTAATGTGGCCGCTCATCGTCAATACCTCGATGAACAAAATGACGCTGCCAGTCGGGCTGGCCTCGCTTTCCGGCCGTTCAGGAGTGGAGTACCCCATGCTTATGGCGGGGGCGTTACTCGCGATTATCCCTATGTTGTTACTTTATATTTTCTTCCAGCGCTATTTCATTCGTGGCATCGCCGGTGCCGGAATTAAAGGATAA
- a CDS encoding ABC transporter ATP-binding protein, with protein sequence MSGIQLQSVGKIYPNGFQAIHGVDLEIHDGEFMVFVGPSGCAKSTLLRMIAGLEEITHGHISIGERCVNDLLPKERGVAMVFQNYALYPHMTIYKNMAFSLQGKMNKQEIDVRVRDAARKLEIETLLDKKPGQLSGGQCQRVAVGRAIVRKPEVFLFDEPLSNLDAKLRVSMRVRLTELHRQLRHEGVNATMVYVTHDQIEAMTMGDRICVLNGGRIMQVDTPGNIYHQPKNKFVAGFIGNPAMNIHLLALDPDTHGLRLDDALTLPLTARLASQLTNYPHDSVWFGIRPEAIQLAQHNDPAAFDARITNVERMGNEDLLHFDIGAQPMILRVNSSPDWSPLPGESIRVKFNLDAAFLFDKQDEENLAGS encoded by the coding sequence ATGTCAGGCATTCAATTACAGTCAGTAGGCAAAATCTATCCGAATGGCTTCCAGGCGATTCATGGCGTTGATCTTGAAATTCACGATGGCGAATTTATGGTTTTTGTCGGGCCATCCGGCTGCGCAAAATCAACGTTACTGCGCATGATCGCCGGGCTGGAAGAGATTACTCATGGCCATATTTCTATTGGCGAACGCTGCGTTAACGATCTGCTGCCAAAAGAGCGCGGCGTGGCGATGGTCTTTCAAAATTACGCCCTCTATCCCCATATGACTATCTACAAAAATATGGCGTTCAGCCTGCAGGGCAAAATGAACAAGCAGGAGATTGATGTTCGCGTACGGGATGCCGCACGCAAACTGGAAATCGAAACGCTACTCGACAAAAAGCCCGGTCAACTTTCGGGGGGACAGTGCCAGCGCGTTGCCGTTGGCAGGGCCATTGTTCGTAAGCCTGAAGTGTTTTTGTTTGATGAGCCGCTGTCCAATCTCGACGCCAAACTGCGCGTATCGATGCGCGTGCGTCTGACAGAACTTCATCGCCAGTTGCGTCACGAAGGGGTGAACGCGACGATGGTGTACGTCACGCACGATCAGATTGAAGCGATGACCATGGGTGACCGCATTTGTGTGCTCAACGGCGGACGGATTATGCAGGTCGACACCCCGGGCAATATCTACCATCAGCCAAAAAATAAATTCGTGGCGGGTTTCATCGGTAACCCGGCAATGAACATTCATCTGCTGGCACTCGACCCCGATACGCACGGGCTCCGTCTGGATGACGCGCTGACCCTGCCCTTAACCGCACGACTCGCCTCCCAACTGACAAATTATCCGCATGACAGCGTCTGGTTTGGCATCCGGCCAGAGGCGATTCAACTGGCGCAGCACAACGATCCTGCGGCCTTCGACGCCCGGATAACCAACGTGGAAAGAATGGGCAATGAAGATCTCCTGCATTTCGACATCGGCGCACAGCCAATGATCCTGCGAGTCAATTCGTCACCGGACTGGAGCCCTCTCCCCGGCGAATCGATCAGGGTGAAATTCAATCTTGACGCCGCTTTTTTATTCGACAAGCAGGATGAAGAAAATTTAGCCGGGTCCTGA
- a CDS encoding Gfo/Idh/MocA family protein translates to MCAKKVTVLVVGAGARGEIYSRYALEHPDRMQVVGVAEPREAYRQQFVTQHKIVQENIFSDWKEAAARPRMADVVLICTQDTMHKEPAVALADLGYHILLEKPLAPTPEDCRTIIAAVKRNNVLLGVAHVLRYTRYTQKLKSLLDSGVIGDIVSMQHLEPVGYWHQAHSFVRGNWRNEAESSFMLLQKSCHDMDWIRYIMGDHCQDVTSFGNLSHFVKENQPEGAADRCLDCQVEATCPWSACKIYLGEDHKCTPHFRRVLTADPTEENVRQALREGPYGRCVYRCDNDVVDHQVVNLRFAHQQTVTFTMTAFTRMEDRKTRLFGTKGYLEGNGEQIRVFDFLTDSETVYAIEEIAAGTQTQMGGHGGGDYYLMDRFIHAVMAGDQSMILSGPDESLESHLMVFAAERARKENCLVTL, encoded by the coding sequence ATGTGTGCAAAGAAAGTGACCGTGTTAGTGGTTGGCGCAGGCGCGCGCGGCGAAATATATTCTCGTTACGCGCTTGAACATCCGGATCGCATGCAGGTTGTCGGTGTGGCAGAACCCAGAGAGGCGTACCGCCAACAATTTGTCACTCAGCATAAGATTGTTCAGGAAAACATCTTTAGCGACTGGAAGGAGGCCGCGGCCCGCCCGCGAATGGCGGACGTCGTGCTGATCTGTACTCAGGATACAATGCACAAAGAGCCCGCCGTCGCGCTTGCCGATCTCGGCTATCACATCCTACTGGAAAAGCCTCTCGCCCCCACGCCGGAAGATTGCCGCACCATCATTGCGGCGGTGAAACGCAACAACGTTTTATTGGGTGTCGCTCACGTTCTGCGCTACACCCGTTACACGCAAAAACTCAAGTCCCTGCTCGACAGCGGAGTGATTGGCGACATCGTCAGCATGCAGCATCTCGAGCCCGTAGGTTACTGGCACCAGGCGCACTCCTTCGTTCGCGGTAACTGGCGTAATGAAGCAGAATCGTCGTTTATGCTGCTACAGAAATCCTGCCACGATATGGACTGGATCCGCTACATCATGGGCGACCACTGTCAGGATGTGACCTCATTCGGTAACCTGAGCCATTTCGTGAAGGAGAACCAGCCGGAGGGCGCCGCCGATCGCTGCCTGGATTGCCAGGTTGAAGCGACCTGCCCCTGGTCAGCCTGTAAGATTTACCTCGGCGAGGATCACAAATGCACGCCGCACTTCCGTCGCGTGCTGACGGCGGATCCCACGGAGGAAAACGTTCGCCAGGCGCTGCGCGAAGGTCCGTATGGCCGCTGCGTTTATCGCTGTGATAACGACGTGGTGGATCATCAGGTGGTGAACTTACGCTTTGCCCATCAGCAAACCGTCACGTTCACCATGACCGCCTTTACCCGCATGGAAGATCGAAAGACGCGGCTTTTCGGTACGAAAGGCTATCTCGAGGGCAATGGCGAGCAGATCCGGGTGTTTGATTTTCTGACGGATAGCGAGACAGTTTACGCGATCGAAGAGATCGCCGCTGGCACACAAACCCAGATGGGAGGCCACGGCGGTGGTGACTACTATCTGATGGATCGCTTTATCCACGCCGTGATGGCAGGCGATCAAAGTATGATTCTCTCCGGCCCCGATGAATCACTGGAAAGTCACTTAATGGTCTTTGCCGCTGAGCGCGCTCGCAAGGAAAACTGTCTGGTTACACTGTGA